The following nucleotide sequence is from Thermus antranikianii DSM 12462.
AGGCGGCGAGGAAGAAGGTGCCGGGGGTGGAGGCAGGGGCTCCTTCCCCAGGAGAAGGCCTAGCCCCCCTTGCACCAGGTCCAAGGCTTCCCTCCGGGATTCGGCTAAGCCCAGCTCCCCCGCCAGGATGTAGGCCCGAAGGGCAGCGTCGTCCGCATATGGGCTCGTGCCCCGGGCCAGGTCCAGATAAAGGGCCAGGGCCTCCTTCTTCAACCCCTGCCGTTCCAGAAGACCCGTGGCCCGCCAAATCCCCTGGGGGATGCTCTGCCGGTAGGCCTCCACCGCCTCGAGGACCCTTCCCATCTCCTCCAGGATCCGCCCCTGGGCGTAGCGGCTTTCCGGATGGGGGTAGCGGGCCAAGGCCTCCAGGGCCTCCTCGAGGTGTTCCCCTGACGGGGAAGCAGCCCTTCGCCCAAGCCGCCAAAGGGCGTAACCCAGGCCCAGGTACCCCCTGGGGTCCCGCCTGGCCCACTCCCGGTAAAAGGGCAAAGCCTCCCCATAGCGCCCTAGCCGGAAAAACGCCTGGGCGCGGAGATCGGGACGCACCCCCAGGGGAAGAACCCGCAAAAGAGCCTCGTAGGCCCGCCCCTGGAAGAGGGCTTCCCAAAGCCTCTCCCCTTCCCCCAGGGAAAGGAGGGCGGCCACCGCTTCCTCCTCGGGCAAAAGCTTTTGCCAAGCGGAAAAGGCCCGGGGGTCCTGGGCTTTCTGAAGGAGGAAAGCGGCCTTGCGCCAGGCGGCTTTCGCTTCCCAGCCCGGCTCAAAGGCCCGCACCTCCTCCAAGAAGAGGGCGTAGCGCCAGGCGTACTCCGCCCGCTCCGCCAAGGGCACCTCCTCCCGGTCCACAAGCAGCCAGCCCGAAAGCATCCGGGCATACCCTTCCCCTCCCAAGGCCACCTGGCGCACCTCCTCTGTCACGCCCCTTTCCAGGCTGGCAAAGGGCTCAGGTAAAGCCTGGCTCCGGCAAGAGGTAAGGGCAATCCAGGAAAGGACGAGAAGCCACCGCACATCCCCACCCTAAGGGAAAAAGGTGAGAAACCCGAAGGTGACCCCACGGCCGAGGCCTTGAGAAGGCATGGCTTCCCTCGGCAATAGCCCCCTGGCAAAACCCGGGG
It contains:
- a CDS encoding transglycosylase SLT domain-containing protein: MRWLLVLSWIALTSCRSQALPEPFASLERGVTEEVRQVALGGEGYARMLSGWLLVDREEVPLAERAEYAWRYALFLEEVRAFEPGWEAKAAWRKAAFLLQKAQDPRAFSAWQKLLPEEEAVAALLSLGEGERLWEALFQGRAYEALLRVLPLGVRPDLRAQAFFRLGRYGEALPFYREWARRDPRGYLGLGYALWRLGRRAASPSGEHLEEALEALARYPHPESRYAQGRILEEMGRVLEAVEAYRQSIPQGIWRATGLLERQGLKKEALALYLDLARGTSPYADDAALRAYILAGELGLAESRREALDLVQGGLGLLLGKEPLPPPPAPSSSPPPEASLVEALVAFGKEAWARGVVRYALWQRPGDWPALVPLLYRLGAYREGIRAAWPTLLAYPRPYREWVEAYAGKEGLDPNLLYALLHVESRFDPLAVSPTGALGLGQFLRSTWEDVARMLGEPPADPFDPEASIRYAARYLRWLMDRCAAYRGLEQVACAVTAYNGGVGYTLRGIAREGGLYAFLRFQERDEPREYLAQVLSAYAAYRAIP